The Enteractinococcus fodinae genome has a segment encoding these proteins:
- a CDS encoding complex I subunit 5 family protein, with the protein MSLVDISLGALVLLPLLVAAILAVLPTLARRIAGVVAALAVTALTVPVIAEVATGEVLELALGGYEAPLGIRLRADGMSAIFIALTAAVGLCVIFFAARIDSSTGTRTDAEHNEITGHPGFWPLAFGAWAGLNAVFVSGDLFNSYVGLELVGLTAVGLVALGGSGSWAAALRYLFIAVLGSLFFLVAVGLIVSVTGTLDMNQAAGALIENPHNHGVAFIALILLSLGLAMKVALFPMHHWLVPAHSGAPSAVSPLLSALVIKAALFVFLRCWGWIAIPIVMAGNPAESFDFDTAVTILAWVFAILGVLALVIGAIMALRQTHLKPLIAYSTVAQVGYWFLLLPILVIPEGDSLADPAITFLDDAGVKSGALAGTIGLIVGHGLAKAGLFLTAGYFKERYGTDEIYALHGVARSHPLLVMTMGLSAVGLAGLPFSLSFTGKWQLTSAAVAAGHYWILPVIVIATLLSAAYLLKAIAPLLMQQGPDGEEIERPAPVREDISQLAQAAPFVLGILTVVTGFMGAPIFNLLDVGVSW; encoded by the coding sequence ATGAGCCTTGTCGATATCAGTCTCGGAGCCCTGGTCCTGCTGCCCCTGTTGGTCGCGGCCATCCTGGCTGTGCTGCCCACCCTGGCCCGCCGGATCGCCGGGGTGGTTGCAGCGTTGGCGGTGACCGCCCTGACGGTACCGGTCATCGCAGAGGTCGCCACCGGAGAGGTCCTGGAGCTGGCCTTGGGCGGTTACGAAGCCCCGTTAGGAATCAGGCTACGAGCCGACGGCATGTCAGCGATATTCATTGCCCTGACGGCAGCAGTCGGGCTGTGCGTGATCTTTTTTGCCGCACGCATCGACTCATCCACCGGCACCCGAACCGATGCCGAACACAACGAAATCACCGGCCACCCCGGATTCTGGCCGCTAGCCTTCGGTGCTTGGGCGGGACTGAATGCCGTATTCGTCTCCGGGGATCTATTCAATAGCTATGTGGGACTTGAACTGGTGGGACTGACCGCCGTGGGACTGGTCGCCCTGGGAGGCTCAGGATCTTGGGCCGCGGCACTACGCTACTTATTTATCGCCGTGCTCGGCTCCCTGTTTTTCCTGGTGGCCGTGGGACTGATCGTCTCCGTCACCGGGACCCTGGACATGAACCAGGCCGCCGGTGCGCTGATCGAAAACCCACACAACCACGGCGTGGCATTCATCGCCCTCATCCTGCTCAGCCTGGGCCTGGCAATGAAAGTCGCACTGTTTCCGATGCACCACTGGCTGGTCCCGGCACACTCTGGTGCACCCTCGGCAGTCTCCCCGCTGCTCAGCGCCTTGGTGATCAAAGCCGCGCTGTTTGTCTTCCTGCGCTGCTGGGGCTGGATCGCTATCCCCATCGTGATGGCCGGCAACCCCGCGGAATCCTTCGACTTCGACACCGCCGTCACCATCTTGGCCTGGGTGTTTGCGATCTTGGGAGTCCTTGCCTTGGTGATCGGTGCGATCATGGCGCTGCGCCAGACCCATTTGAAACCGCTGATCGCCTATTCCACCGTCGCCCAAGTTGGCTACTGGTTTTTATTGCTGCCCATCCTGGTCATCCCCGAAGGGGACTCCTTGGCCGATCCGGCCATCACCTTCCTGGACGATGCCGGCGTCAAATCCGGTGCGCTCGCGGGCACCATCGGGCTGATCGTAGGTCACGGGCTGGCCAAAGCTGGCCTCTTTCTGACCGCCGGCTACTTCAAGGAACGCTACGGCACCGATGAAATCTACGCGTTGCACGGGGTGGCCCGGTCTCATCCGCTGTTGGTCATGACAATGGGGCTATCTGCCGTCGGGTTAGCTGGCCTGCCCTTCTCCCTGTCGTTTACCGGCAAATGGCAACTGACCAGCGCAGCGGTCGCGGCCGGACACTATTGGATCCTGCCCGTTATCGTCATCGCCACCCTTCTCTCGGCCGCCTACCTGCTGAAAGCCATAGCCCCGTTGCTGATGCAACAAGGCCCCGATGGCGAAGAGATCGAACGTCCCGCACCCGTCCGCGAGGACATCTCGCAACTCGCCCAAGCCGCCCCGTTTGTGCTCGGCATCCTCACGGTGGTCACCGGGTTCATGGGCGCGCCGATCTTTAACCTGTTGGATGTGGGGGTGAGCTGGTGA
- a CDS encoding MFS transporter, with product MSQIPTEPTAPRANDAAFTPPVPRRQAIMAIIVCWLLVVFDGYDLIVYGTVQSSLLAEPGWGLDAASLGTVGSMAFIGMMIGALLAGRISDALGRRKTILACSITFSILTIACAFAPNAWVFGALRLLAGIGLGGLVPSANAMVAELVPPKWRSSIATLMMSGVPIGGSLAALLGIPIIPAFGWPAMFLVAAVALFVVVPLGFKYLPETLPSEEEQRKEAEKSGSTSGPTVTGFASLLRAPYLGISLMFAAATLATLFAWYGLGTWLPNLMERAGYDLGSALTFALSLNLGAVIGSIVTAWAGDRFGPVSAGAAAAALAGVALLVLLASPPVWVVYVVLVLAGVGTHGTQCLIIAAVANHYPNHMRGTALGWALGVGRIGAVAAPQVGGLLLAMGLGTNSNFIAFAVGALVAGVLLVIIALRSSRELRVHKTAA from the coding sequence ATGTCCCAGATCCCAACTGAGCCCACCGCTCCGCGCGCAAACGATGCCGCGTTCACCCCACCGGTCCCCCGCCGCCAAGCCATCATGGCCATCATCGTCTGCTGGCTCCTGGTGGTCTTCGACGGTTATGACCTCATTGTCTACGGCACTGTGCAATCGTCCCTCTTGGCTGAACCTGGCTGGGGATTGGACGCAGCTTCGCTCGGAACCGTGGGCTCCATGGCCTTTATTGGCATGATGATCGGTGCCTTGCTGGCAGGTCGCATCTCGGATGCTCTGGGACGTCGCAAGACGATTCTGGCTTGCTCGATTACTTTTTCTATCCTGACGATCGCTTGTGCTTTCGCACCCAACGCGTGGGTGTTTGGCGCACTGCGCCTGCTCGCCGGTATCGGCCTAGGCGGCCTGGTCCCATCAGCCAACGCGATGGTTGCCGAACTGGTCCCACCCAAGTGGCGTTCTTCGATCGCCACGTTGATGATGTCGGGTGTGCCCATCGGTGGTTCGCTGGCCGCCTTGCTCGGTATTCCAATCATTCCGGCCTTCGGCTGGCCCGCCATGTTCTTGGTTGCGGCTGTGGCACTGTTTGTCGTCGTACCGCTGGGTTTCAAATATCTGCCCGAAACCCTGCCATCCGAAGAAGAGCAACGCAAGGAAGCTGAAAAGAGCGGCTCCACCTCGGGCCCAACAGTCACCGGGTTCGCCTCGTTGTTGCGGGCTCCGTACTTGGGTATTTCGCTCATGTTCGCAGCCGCCACGCTGGCTACGCTCTTTGCCTGGTATGGTCTGGGTACCTGGTTGCCAAACCTGATGGAACGGGCCGGCTACGACCTGGGTTCTGCTTTGACCTTCGCGCTGTCCCTGAACCTTGGTGCTGTGATCGGCTCGATCGTGACCGCCTGGGCCGGGGATCGTTTCGGGCCGGTATCCGCCGGTGCCGCAGCTGCAGCCCTCGCCGGGGTGGCGCTGTTGGTCCTGCTGGCTTCCCCACCGGTGTGGGTGGTCTATGTTGTTCTGGTGCTTGCCGGTGTCGGTACGCACGGCACACAGTGTCTGATCATCGCGGCGGTAGCGAACCACTATCCGAACCATATGCGCGGTACAGCGCTGGGTTGGGCGTTGGGCGTTGGCCGGATTGGCGCCGTTGCAGCGCCTCAGGTTGGTGGCCTGCTGTTAGCTATGGGCTTGGGAACAAACTCCAACTTCATCGCCTTCGCCGTCGGAGCACTGGTGGCCGGGGTCCTGCTGGTCATCATTGCGCTGCGTTCGTCACGCGAGCTCCGCGTGCATAAAACTGCAGCATAA
- a CDS encoding IclR family transcriptional regulator — MQKLQLLRQPPQYPIASVDRAFALMEMVRDFGRIRISVAAQLLDISPSTAHRLMAMLVYRGYVEQDASRRYVPGPAMGLTPTGLSWTAELRHRARTHMEALTDRVGETSNLVVLSGDAVRFLSSVEPEGEAQAELEEALEQGQLPKISEREGVALPAHKASGGKAILAELDPQHVEAIFERTRTDHPDDSWMTSLRNELAVVRARGFATNVEGTEAGVSAVGVSIRDGHGKAIAGLSVSVPHTRFSGEVRRKLVDTLWRTKSSLESDLTDFVVRR; from the coding sequence ATGCAGAAACTACAGCTTTTGCGGCAACCTCCGCAGTATCCCATTGCCTCGGTGGACCGTGCTTTCGCGCTCATGGAAATGGTTCGGGATTTTGGCCGCATCCGGATCAGCGTTGCCGCGCAACTCTTGGACATATCTCCTTCCACGGCGCACCGATTGATGGCGATGCTGGTGTATCGCGGTTATGTCGAGCAAGACGCATCACGCCGATATGTGCCCGGTCCGGCAATGGGCCTAACACCCACCGGATTATCGTGGACGGCTGAATTACGCCATCGCGCTCGAACACACATGGAGGCTCTAACGGACCGGGTAGGTGAAACCTCCAACCTTGTGGTGTTGTCTGGGGATGCGGTGCGCTTTTTGTCGTCGGTCGAGCCTGAAGGGGAGGCTCAAGCGGAGCTGGAAGAAGCCCTCGAACAAGGGCAGCTACCAAAAATTAGTGAACGCGAAGGTGTCGCGCTGCCGGCCCATAAGGCTTCCGGGGGCAAAGCCATCTTGGCTGAGCTGGACCCGCAGCATGTTGAGGCGATCTTCGAGCGGACACGAACCGACCACCCTGACGACTCATGGATGACCTCGTTACGCAATGAGCTGGCCGTCGTCCGTGCCCGGGGTTTTGCTACCAACGTTGAAGGAACCGAAGCCGGGGTGAGCGCGGTTGGGGTCTCGATCCGCGATGGCCATGGTAAAGCGATTGCAGGACTAAGCGTGTCAGTCCCGCACACCCGATTCTCAGGGGAGGTTCGTCGAAAGCTTGTCGACACGTTATGGCGGACCAAATCCTCACTCGAATCCGACCTCACGGATTTTGTGGTCCGCAGGTAG
- a CDS encoding cation:proton antiporter, which yields MLLDILVAALLIAGGIFFTAGTIGLLRFPDIRSQLHALTKADNLGLGMLFAGIAIHLASWSVALILLLTWLLALISASLAARVLASSERHIDPAVGDSQ from the coding sequence ATGCTCCTTGACATCCTGGTCGCCGCACTGCTGATCGCAGGCGGGATATTTTTTACCGCAGGCACCATCGGCCTGCTGCGTTTCCCAGATATTCGCAGCCAATTACACGCACTCACCAAAGCCGATAATCTCGGGCTGGGCATGCTCTTTGCCGGTATCGCCATCCATCTAGCCAGTTGGTCAGTAGCTCTGATCCTGCTGCTGACGTGGTTACTAGCGTTGATATCTGCATCCTTGGCGGCCCGGGTGCTGGCATCAAGTGAGCGCCACATCGATCCTGCGGTCGGTGATAGTCAATGA
- a CDS encoding complex I subunit 5 family protein, producing MNNTLLTYIPVIMLLLSLGAAMAIFPMPERANRLRATVNISLAVVKVGLVASLFPLVLVEQVHPQIALPFVPGLDIVLRVEPLALLFAALSSVLWLITTVYAIGYLRGKPNQSRFFGFFSLCVTATVGISFSGNLVTFLLFYEMLSLVTYPLVAHWGTPEAIRVARIYLRYTLSGGLALLVGVVWLTVYTGQADFQAGGAEAVDVLAAESPIVAILIFILLIGGLGVKAALVPLHGWLPMAMVAPAPVSALLHAVAVVKAGVFGIVRIVDDVYGIQTARELGLLQPLLIIASVTIVYGSYQALRHTDIKERLAYSTVSQVSYVVLGLSLTTVTGTTGGVVHLVHQGMMKITLFFCAGLFKETVDVDNVKDTRGLGYRMPWASTAFTVGALGMIGIPPTAGFISKWYLGIGALDSENPWVLGILLISSLLNSMYFLPIIYRMWFFQPDHAEPKAVTEPKTMLLPALATTGFVLAMGLGASIPFAPLEIAEQISEGVFANVD from the coding sequence GTGAACAACACGTTGTTGACCTACATCCCGGTGATCATGCTGCTGCTCTCCCTGGGGGCAGCTATGGCAATTTTCCCGATGCCCGAGCGCGCCAATCGACTGCGAGCCACAGTCAATATCAGTTTGGCAGTCGTCAAGGTGGGGCTGGTCGCATCACTGTTCCCGCTGGTCCTGGTGGAACAGGTCCACCCCCAAATAGCCCTGCCATTTGTGCCCGGACTCGACATCGTGTTGCGGGTCGAACCGTTAGCGTTATTGTTTGCCGCGCTGTCCTCGGTCTTGTGGCTCATCACGACCGTATATGCGATCGGGTATTTACGCGGCAAACCCAACCAGAGTCGCTTCTTTGGATTCTTCAGCCTGTGTGTGACGGCCACGGTGGGGATCTCGTTCTCCGGTAACCTAGTGACCTTTTTGCTCTTCTACGAGATGCTGAGCCTGGTCACCTACCCCCTGGTGGCCCACTGGGGCACCCCCGAAGCCATCCGCGTGGCACGAATCTACCTGCGCTACACACTATCTGGCGGATTGGCCTTACTGGTGGGTGTGGTCTGGTTGACCGTCTACACAGGTCAAGCTGACTTCCAAGCCGGCGGAGCTGAAGCGGTCGATGTATTGGCCGCCGAGTCACCGATCGTGGCCATTCTCATTTTCATCCTGCTCATCGGTGGGCTCGGCGTCAAAGCAGCCCTGGTGCCCTTACACGGCTGGCTCCCCATGGCCATGGTTGCACCCGCGCCGGTGTCAGCGCTGCTCCATGCCGTGGCCGTGGTCAAGGCCGGTGTGTTCGGTATCGTCCGCATCGTCGATGATGTCTACGGCATCCAAACCGCACGTGAGCTGGGCCTCTTACAACCCCTGTTGATTATTGCCAGCGTGACCATCGTCTACGGGTCCTACCAGGCCCTGCGGCACACCGATATCAAAGAACGACTTGCCTATTCGACCGTCTCGCAAGTCTCCTACGTTGTCCTAGGCTTGAGCCTAACCACGGTGACCGGCACCACCGGGGGAGTGGTCCATTTGGTGCACCAGGGCATGATGAAAATTACACTATTCTTCTGCGCGGGACTGTTTAAAGAAACCGTCGACGTTGACAACGTCAAAGATACCCGGGGTCTGGGGTATCGCATGCCGTGGGCATCCACCGCGTTCACCGTGGGGGCGCTAGGCATGATCGGCATCCCACCCACGGCAGGGTTTATTTCCAAATGGTATTTGGGCATCGGCGCATTGGATTCAGAGAATCCCTGGGTGCTGGGCATCTTGTTGATTTCTTCACTGCTGAACTCCATGTACTTTTTGCCGATCATCTACCGCATGTGGTTTTTCCAGCCCGATCACGCCGAACCCAAGGCCGTCACCGAACCCAAGACCATGCTGCTCCCGGCCCTGGCGACCACCGGTTTTGTCTTGGCTATGGGGCTTGGCGCTAGCATCCCATTCGCGCCGTTAGAAATCGCCGAACAAATCAGCGAAGGGGTGTTTGCCAATGTGGATTAG
- a CDS encoding MnhB domain-containing protein, which translates to MTQTVTLIDLALALAVLLIVGMTLFQRARKAQVLAFLGLGVVVSLVWLRLGSVDVGLAEAALGSGILSAVLVILAAAPSAHSAHQLQAQQQRDNVPLWVSVVVALLSGAVLVVVIASVWLRAEQRLPQWEALLTPAMNALPVDHGITGVLLAFRAYDTLLETAVLMFGAIIARALMPHDNFDQLAATHQTFLQPARALDFSWAYRLIVPLLLLVGIWLLFAGTTQPGGAFQSGAVLAGMLIMIQLTGARLDHLVRHWLTPLAIIGVVVFTLAAGLGLGWGATWFSWPTVGGYAIILTIETTLTIGIAIGLFMLYLAASYRSVASAPVPETHREADT; encoded by the coding sequence ATGACCCAGACCGTCACACTTATCGACCTTGCCTTAGCCCTAGCGGTGTTGCTCATCGTCGGGATGACGCTGTTCCAACGCGCCCGCAAAGCCCAGGTGTTAGCTTTTCTTGGTCTCGGCGTGGTGGTGAGCCTGGTGTGGTTACGGTTGGGCAGTGTCGATGTCGGGCTGGCCGAAGCAGCTTTGGGCAGTGGAATCCTCAGCGCAGTCTTGGTCATCCTGGCGGCCGCGCCCAGTGCACATTCCGCCCACCAACTTCAAGCTCAACAGCAGCGCGACAACGTGCCACTGTGGGTCAGTGTGGTCGTGGCTTTGCTCAGCGGGGCAGTGCTGGTCGTAGTGATTGCCAGTGTGTGGTTACGCGCCGAACAACGACTACCCCAATGGGAAGCCCTGCTGACACCGGCAATGAACGCGCTGCCGGTTGACCATGGCATCACCGGGGTGCTGTTGGCATTTCGAGCCTATGACACGCTGCTAGAAACCGCCGTGTTGATGTTTGGCGCCATTATCGCCCGGGCATTGATGCCCCATGACAACTTCGACCAGCTGGCCGCCACCCACCAAACCTTCCTCCAACCCGCCAGGGCCCTAGATTTCAGTTGGGCCTACCGGTTGATCGTGCCCCTGCTATTGCTTGTCGGAATCTGGCTGCTCTTTGCCGGTACCACTCAACCCGGTGGAGCGTTCCAATCCGGTGCGGTCTTAGCCGGGATGCTCATTATGATTCAGCTCACCGGGGCACGCCTCGATCATCTCGTGCGCCACTGGTTAACACCGCTGGCCATCATCGGGGTGGTCGTCTTTACATTGGCAGCAGGTCTGGGACTGGGCTGGGGCGCCACCTGGTTTAGCTGGCCAACCGTGGGCGGTTACGCCATCATCCTGACCATCGAGACCACCCTGACCATCGGCATCGCCATCGGTCTGTTCATGCTGTATTTAGCCGCCTCGTACCGGTCCGTCGCCTCCGCCCCGGTCCCCGAAACCCACCGGGAGGCCGACACATGA
- a CDS encoding NADH-quinone oxidoreductase subunit K produces MSIATWYLCLGIVVVTTGALRLLMVQDLIARLIALNVTGTGSLMVLMALAARSTPIDPVISALVITGLVITAAFTSVAAVLIRRLEDHPDIDDGQASS; encoded by the coding sequence ATGAGCATAGCCACCTGGTATTTATGTCTCGGCATTGTTGTGGTGACCACCGGAGCGTTACGGCTGCTGATGGTCCAGGACCTCATCGCCCGCCTCATTGCCCTCAACGTCACCGGGACTGGTTCACTGATGGTGCTGATGGCACTAGCCGCCCGGTCGACTCCCATCGACCCGGTGATCTCAGCGCTGGTGATTACCGGACTGGTCATCACCGCTGCTTTTACCAGCGTTGCCGCTGTGTTGATCCGTCGCCTGGAAGACCACCCGGACATTGACGATGGGCAGGCCTCGTCATGA
- a CDS encoding MgtC/SapB family protein gives MDIELFPETLATEAFLLVCSFVLSGIIGLERELRQKSAGARTHILVGMGSALFTLVSAYGFQHVLGDDVVLDPSRIAAQIVTGIGFLGAGVIFVRRNIISGLTTAASVWVTAAVGMACGAGMPVIAALTVVLYVFAVTAVTAVIRRLPTQHQAEIYRIRYQDGHGVLRTILQTATNAGYEMTLSETRRQHSEDGYIVNATMEFSRGKQPPTESLLQQLSELSGVIEVTSEDRDHD, from the coding sequence ATGGACATTGAGTTGTTCCCCGAGACACTGGCCACCGAAGCTTTCTTATTGGTGTGTTCCTTCGTGCTTTCGGGAATTATCGGCTTAGAACGCGAGCTCCGGCAGAAATCTGCCGGAGCTCGCACTCATATTCTGGTCGGTATGGGGTCTGCTTTATTCACCCTGGTGTCTGCTTATGGGTTTCAGCACGTGTTGGGCGATGATGTGGTGTTAGACCCCTCGCGTATTGCCGCACAAATTGTCACCGGTATCGGCTTCTTAGGCGCCGGTGTCATCTTCGTTCGGCGCAACATCATCTCGGGGCTCACGACTGCCGCTTCGGTGTGGGTCACCGCCGCCGTCGGGATGGCCTGCGGGGCTGGCATGCCCGTCATTGCCGCCCTGACCGTAGTCCTGTATGTTTTTGCGGTCACCGCCGTGACCGCTGTGATTCGTCGGCTGCCAACCCAACATCAAGCAGAGATCTATCGCATCCGATATCAAGACGGCCACGGGGTGCTACGAACCATCCTGCAAACCGCCACGAATGCCGGCTATGAAATGACGCTTTCTGAAACTCGGCGTCAGCACAGCGAGGACGGCTATATCGTCAACGCCACGATGGAATTCTCCCGAGGTAAACAACCCCCGACTGAATCCCTGCTTCAGCAGCTGAGCGAGCTGTCAGGGGTTATCGAGGTGACTTCTGAAGACCGGGACCACGACTAG
- a CDS encoding complex I subunit 5 family protein, with amino-acid sequence MWISLALLVPALTAALIPLAGLAPRPMQGRIRRAVSVAAPIATLPAVAMTLWGSGSQVTLDWVLTGVTLAVDDVARSLVLIGALLYGAALMAVSWRKIRDSESVSGALTAFLLASYIGNIGVYLAADSVSFYLFFAIMSFSAAGLVVHYRTGAAYRATRIYLVMTVISETALLAGLIFTVQAGGKLLTDAPDAVLDSPRTGLILTLLLIGFGIKAGTVPLHVWLPLAHPAAPPAASAVLSGAMVKAGMVGFLRFFPLQEAGAELDPTIELFGTVLMVLSLLGAFAVVAIGVLQRDAKTILAYSTISQMGFIGALIAAGLLDGDLAQDTIVAAVLYAVHHGLAKGALFLGVPVIKHYGRGAAGVVVTIGMVGAGLAVAGAPITSGGIGKYVSKEAVEGLTLAGVDLYYLLPFVATGSTLLLLRFLWVVLGDEREQHSRIDGELLAWLVVCLTGIVVPWLIAAFWSPLHLPEWTDLTTVWDSTWPILLGLVVGAGCWLAYRAGWIPASTRQYPLIPAGDLVVVEEVAVRRIASDGGHALDRIHHGTTRFGQGTARAGTVLAERLRNGTDRVETSQRPWPRFGTVAVVVLTVVVVVSLMVAGGTR; translated from the coding sequence ATGTGGATTAGTCTCGCGCTTCTTGTCCCAGCTCTGACGGCGGCGCTGATCCCGTTGGCCGGTCTGGCACCCCGCCCGATGCAAGGCCGCATTCGCCGCGCGGTCTCGGTAGCCGCCCCAATCGCAACACTGCCGGCCGTGGCGATGACCCTGTGGGGATCCGGTAGCCAGGTGACGCTGGACTGGGTGCTCACCGGGGTGACACTTGCCGTTGATGATGTCGCCCGGTCCCTGGTGTTGATCGGTGCATTACTCTATGGCGCGGCCCTGATGGCCGTGTCCTGGCGGAAGATCCGCGACAGCGAATCCGTCTCTGGGGCCCTCACAGCATTCCTGTTGGCCAGCTATATCGGCAACATCGGCGTGTATCTCGCCGCTGACTCGGTCAGCTTCTACCTGTTTTTTGCGATCATGAGTTTTTCAGCGGCCGGACTGGTCGTCCACTATCGGACTGGGGCGGCGTACCGGGCCACCAGAATCTATCTGGTCATGACCGTGATCTCAGAAACCGCGCTGCTGGCCGGGCTGATCTTCACCGTGCAGGCCGGTGGCAAACTCCTCACCGATGCACCGGACGCGGTGTTGGATTCGCCCCGCACCGGACTGATCCTGACGTTATTGCTGATCGGTTTTGGCATTAAAGCCGGAACCGTACCCCTGCACGTCTGGTTGCCACTGGCCCATCCGGCCGCACCCCCGGCCGCCTCAGCTGTACTGTCCGGTGCGATGGTCAAAGCCGGCATGGTCGGATTTCTGCGGTTTTTCCCATTACAAGAGGCCGGCGCCGAGCTCGACCCCACCATCGAGTTATTCGGCACCGTCCTGATGGTGCTGTCCTTACTCGGGGCATTTGCGGTCGTGGCCATCGGCGTGCTGCAACGCGACGCCAAAACGATCCTGGCCTACTCGACCATCTCGCAGATGGGTTTCATCGGCGCACTGATTGCCGCAGGCCTGCTCGATGGTGATCTGGCCCAAGACACGATCGTCGCAGCCGTGCTCTACGCGGTCCATCACGGTCTGGCCAAAGGGGCATTGTTCTTAGGCGTGCCCGTCATTAAACACTACGGGCGAGGCGCAGCGGGTGTTGTGGTAACCATCGGCATGGTGGGAGCCGGCTTGGCCGTTGCCGGGGCGCCCATTACCTCGGGCGGGATTGGGAAGTACGTGTCGAAAGAAGCCGTTGAAGGTCTGACCCTCGCCGGCGTTGATCTCTATTACTTGCTACCCTTCGTCGCGACCGGATCCACCCTGTTACTGCTGCGATTCTTGTGGGTCGTGCTGGGCGACGAACGCGAACAACACTCCAGAATTGATGGCGAATTGCTGGCCTGGCTAGTGGTGTGTTTGACGGGCATCGTCGTGCCCTGGCTGATCGCCGCCTTCTGGTCGCCTTTGCATCTGCCCGAATGGACTGATCTGACCACCGTGTGGGACTCCACCTGGCCCATCCTGCTGGGACTGGTTGTCGGGGCCGGGTGCTGGCTGGCTTACCGGGCCGGCTGGATTCCCGCCAGCACACGGCAATACCCGCTGATCCCGGCGGGCGATCTCGTCGTGGTCGAAGAGGTCGCAGTGCGCCGCATCGCCTCGGATGGTGGACACGCCCTGGATCGCATCCACCACGGGACCACACGCTTTGGTCAGGGCACGGCCCGGGCCGGTACTGTTCTGGCCGAACGTCTCCGCAACGGCACCGACCGGGTCGAAACGAGCCAACGGCCCTGGCCGAGATTTGGCACCGTGGCCGTGGTGGTGCTCACTGTGGTGGTCGTGGTCAGTCTGATGGTTGCAGGAGGCACACGATGA
- a CDS encoding Ldh family oxidoreductase codes for MTAEQIWDLVYRSTQRAGFLEAVSEVLADSTTEAELHGKPSVGLSHLFYYFQAAKNGLINPTPVLEHQSLTGAMLRTNADHGPMQFAYRQSETALIEAAQSHGVALLMIHGAFAGGELGYFARRLARHKLVSIAFANSPAVMSVGGSFDRLLGTNPLSYGIPLDEHRAIVIDQASSSTARVNFQKYAERQVAIPEGWALNRHGQPTTNAYDALAGTLLPFGGYKGGNIALMVEFLAMLGGGDSSYEAAPYYAGERKQGIGASIIAIDAEKLPGYTDRIDELVQHFTHDRGSKIRLTDLQLAKRAVEVSQSLWSQLTNYAADGSLRNH; via the coding sequence GTGACAGCAGAGCAGATCTGGGATCTGGTATATCGCTCTACTCAGCGTGCTGGGTTCCTCGAAGCTGTCTCGGAGGTCCTCGCCGACTCAACCACCGAAGCAGAGCTGCACGGCAAGCCCTCCGTGGGCCTGAGCCACCTCTTCTATTACTTTCAAGCAGCCAAGAACGGTCTCATCAACCCCACCCCCGTGCTTGAGCATCAGTCATTGACCGGCGCGATGCTCCGCACGAACGCTGACCACGGACCCATGCAATTTGCCTACCGTCAAAGTGAAACAGCGCTGATCGAGGCCGCGCAAAGTCACGGGGTTGCCCTGCTGATGATTCACGGAGCTTTTGCCGGTGGGGAGCTTGGGTATTTTGCTCGCCGGTTAGCCAGACACAAGTTGGTATCCATCGCGTTTGCCAATAGCCCTGCGGTCATGAGTGTGGGCGGCAGTTTTGATCGCCTGCTGGGCACCAACCCGCTCAGCTATGGGATCCCGTTGGATGAACACCGGGCCATCGTCATTGATCAGGCATCCTCGTCGACTGCGCGGGTCAATTTTCAAAAATATGCGGAACGTCAGGTGGCCATCCCAGAAGGTTGGGCCCTGAACCGTCATGGCCAGCCCACCACGAACGCCTACGACGCGCTCGCAGGCACGCTTCTGCCCTTTGGAGGATACAAAGGTGGCAACATCGCGCTGATGGTCGAGTTCCTAGCCATGCTCGGCGGGGGAGACTCCTCGTATGAAGCCGCACCGTATTATGCTGGCGAGCGCAAGCAAGGCATCGGGGCGAGCATCATTGCGATAGATGCGGAGAAGCTGCCCGGATACACCGACCGAATTGACGAGCTAGTCCAGCACTTCACCCACGATCGTGGCAGCAAGATTCGGCTGACGGACCTCCAGTTAGCAAAGCGCGCAGTGGAGGTTTCTCAGAGCTTGTGGTCGCAACTGACGAACTATGCTGCAGACGGCTCGCTGCGGAATCATTAG